One Solibacillus sp. R5-41 DNA segment encodes these proteins:
- the trmFO gene encoding FADH(2)-oxidizing methylenetetrahydrofolate--tRNA-(uracil(54)-C(5))-methyltransferase TrmFO, whose translation MTQQIVNVIGAGLAGSEAAWQIAKRGVNVRLYEMRPVKQTPAHHTDKFAELVCSNSLRANGLTNAVGVIKEEMRMLDSVIMAAADNCSVPAGGALAVDRHEFAGYVTEKVKNHSLIEVINEEVTEIPEGITIIATGPLTSESLAKKIQGLTGEEYLYFYDAAAPIIEKESINMDKVYLKSRYDKGEAAYLNCPMTKDEFNAFREALITAECAPLKEFEKEKYFEGCMPIEVMAARGEKTMTFGPMKPVGLEDPKTDKRPYAVVQLRQDDAAGTLYNLVGFQTHLKWPEQKRVFSMIPGLENLDIVRYGVMHRNTFINSPKVLNNTYQLRSKPTIFFAGQMTGVEGYVESAGSGLIAGINAARLVKGEPLLHFPAETALGAMARYITLANSKNFQPMNVNFGIFPELEERIKSKPERAERHANRALETIQNFINSQKI comes from the coding sequence ATGACACAACAAATAGTAAATGTAATAGGGGCAGGTCTTGCTGGATCAGAAGCCGCATGGCAAATTGCGAAGCGCGGTGTAAACGTGCGCCTTTATGAAATGCGTCCAGTAAAGCAAACTCCCGCACATCATACCGATAAATTTGCAGAATTAGTTTGTTCCAATTCTTTACGTGCAAATGGCTTAACAAATGCGGTAGGTGTAATTAAAGAAGAGATGCGTATGCTCGATTCAGTAATTATGGCAGCAGCGGATAATTGCTCTGTACCCGCTGGTGGTGCATTGGCAGTAGATCGTCACGAATTTGCAGGCTATGTAACAGAAAAGGTAAAAAATCACTCACTAATTGAAGTGATTAATGAAGAAGTAACGGAAATTCCTGAAGGCATTACAATTATTGCAACAGGACCACTTACTTCAGAAAGTCTTGCGAAAAAAATCCAAGGCTTAACAGGCGAAGAGTACTTATACTTTTACGATGCAGCAGCGCCGATTATCGAAAAAGAATCGATTAATATGGATAAAGTATATTTAAAGTCTCGCTATGATAAAGGGGAAGCGGCATATTTAAACTGTCCGATGACAAAAGATGAGTTTAATGCATTCCGAGAAGCGCTAATTACAGCTGAGTGTGCGCCATTAAAAGAATTTGAAAAAGAAAAATACTTCGAGGGCTGTATGCCGATTGAAGTAATGGCAGCTCGTGGTGAAAAAACAATGACATTTGGTCCGATGAAGCCTGTAGGTTTAGAAGATCCAAAAACAGATAAACGTCCATATGCGGTTGTTCAATTACGTCAAGATGATGCGGCCGGAACGCTATACAACCTTGTTGGGTTCCAAACGCACTTAAAATGGCCAGAGCAAAAACGTGTTTTTTCAATGATTCCAGGTTTAGAAAACTTAGATATCGTGCGCTACGGTGTCATGCATCGAAATACGTTCATCAACTCTCCAAAAGTATTAAATAATACGTATCAATTACGATCAAAACCGACTATTTTCTTCGCAGGTCAAATGACAGGTGTTGAAGGTTATGTAGAGTCAGCTGGTAGTGGTTTAATCGCAGGTATTAATGCAGCTCGTTTAGTAAAAGGCGAACCATTATTACATTTCCCAGCTGAAACAGCATTAGGCGCAATGGCGCGATATATTACTTTGGCAAATTCGAAAAATTTCCAGCCGATGAATGTAAACTTCGGTATTTTCCCTGAACTTGAGGAACGTATTAAGTCAAAACCGGAACGTGCAGAGCGTCACGCTAACCGTGCGTTAGAAACTATTCAGAATTTTATTAATTCTCAGAAAATTTAA
- the xerC gene encoding tyrosine recombinase XerC has translation MDSQSTEALEQFIRYVQLEKNFSLHTVREYEYDLLDFFRFLEAEGVSNIVEIDYIHARLYVTKLYDEQKARTSISRKISSIRSFFRFLNREQNIDDAPFRSLYHPKKEERLPSFFYEEELNQLFEKNKGNDPKQVRNMALLELLYATGIRVSECVSVELGDIDFHYGIIRVMGKGRKERIIPFGQYAQDALIYYIEQMRPQLMKNQNHQKVFVNMRGGELTARGVRYILSEMIENTSMHTKIYPHMLRHTFATHLLNNGADMRTVQELLGHTNLSSTQIYTHVTKDALRKTYMNSHPRA, from the coding sequence ATGGATAGTCAATCGACAGAAGCATTAGAACAATTTATTCGATATGTGCAACTCGAAAAAAACTTTTCACTGCATACCGTGCGTGAATATGAATATGATTTACTTGATTTTTTTCGCTTTTTAGAAGCTGAAGGGGTTTCCAATATAGTGGAAATTGATTATATCCATGCAAGATTATACGTGACAAAGCTTTATGATGAACAAAAAGCAAGAACTTCAATTTCTAGGAAAATTTCATCCATTCGTTCTTTTTTTCGCTTTTTAAATCGCGAACAGAATATAGATGATGCTCCGTTTCGTTCTCTTTATCATCCGAAAAAAGAAGAGCGATTACCGAGCTTTTTTTATGAAGAAGAACTGAATCAACTTTTTGAGAAAAATAAAGGCAATGATCCTAAGCAAGTACGTAACATGGCTTTATTAGAGTTACTTTACGCTACTGGGATACGCGTCAGTGAATGTGTTTCCGTTGAACTTGGAGATATTGATTTTCATTATGGAATCATTCGTGTAATGGGGAAGGGGCGAAAAGAACGCATTATTCCGTTTGGACAATATGCGCAAGATGCCTTAATCTACTATATTGAACAAATGCGTCCTCAATTGATGAAAAATCAAAATCACCAAAAAGTTTTTGTTAATATGCGTGGCGGTGAACTTACTGCGCGCGGTGTACGTTATATATTAAGTGAGATGATAGAAAATACCAGTATGCATACGAAAATATATCCACATATGCTACGTCATACATTTGCGACCCATTTGCTAAATAATGGAGCAGATATGCGAACTGTTCAGGAATTATTGGGGCATACTAATTTATCTTCTACACAAATTTATACACATGTAACAAAAGATGCTTTAAGGAAGACATATATGAATAGTCATCCGAGAGCTTAA
- the hslV gene encoding ATP-dependent protease subunit HslV has product MGQIHATTIFAIHHKGECAMAGDGQVTLGNAVVMKHTARKVRRLFNGKVLAGFAGSVADAFTLFEMFEAKLNEYNGNLQRAAVEVAKQWRGDKMLRQLEAMLLVMDQSTLLLVSGTGEVIEPDDGILAIGSGGNYALSAGRALKKHAGDHLSAKEIAEAALTTAADICVFTNHNIILEAL; this is encoded by the coding sequence ATGGGGCAAATTCATGCAACGACAATCTTTGCGATTCATCATAAAGGTGAGTGTGCAATGGCTGGTGATGGTCAAGTAACACTAGGGAATGCAGTCGTAATGAAGCATACAGCGAGGAAGGTCAGACGTCTGTTTAATGGAAAAGTACTTGCTGGGTTTGCGGGTTCGGTTGCGGACGCATTTACACTTTTTGAAATGTTTGAAGCGAAATTAAATGAATACAATGGGAATTTACAAAGAGCGGCAGTCGAAGTTGCAAAACAATGGCGTGGAGATAAAATGTTACGTCAATTAGAAGCGATGCTACTTGTGATGGATCAATCAACATTATTACTTGTTTCTGGGACTGGGGAAGTAATTGAACCAGATGATGGAATTTTAGCAATTGGTTCAGGTGGAAATTATGCGTTATCAGCAGGGCGCGCATTAAAAAAACATGCAGGCGATCATTTATCTGCGAAAGAAATAGCAGAGGCGGCCTTAACAACAGCGGCAGATATTTGTGTGTTTACGAACCATAATATTATCTTGGAGGCATTGTAA
- the hslU gene encoding ATP-dependent protease ATPase subunit HslU, whose protein sequence is MTANNLTPRQITEQLNRHIVGQETAKRAVAIALRNRYRRSLLPEDLKNEVSPKNILMIGPTGVGKTEIARRLAKLTNAPFIKVEATKFTEVGYVGRDVESMVRDLVEASRRLVKEELVEAVQGQAEFNANEQLVKLLAPSKLKDKVVQNPFEMFFGQKDNPQEDGNQAEDTEVRTRRAQIAQDLKNGKLEEQWVTIEVTEAAPSLFDAMPGMDMNAGGMQDMLSNLMPKKTKKRKVQVKDARRILTQEEANKLIDSDELSNEAIRRAEQAGIIFIDEIDKIASKGSSSAEVSREGVQRDILPIVEGSTVTTKYGSVKTDYMLFIAAGAFHMSKPSDLIPELQGRFPIRVELEKLTKADFVRILQEPDQSLILQYKALLETEGVTIDFTESAIERIAEIATEVNQETDNIGARRLHTILERLLEELSYEASEIAPAHIEITPNYVNQKLENIVKNKDLSQFIL, encoded by the coding sequence ATGACAGCGAATAATTTAACGCCAAGACAAATTACCGAACAGTTAAATCGACATATTGTTGGACAAGAAACAGCGAAGCGTGCAGTGGCCATTGCACTACGCAACCGCTATCGTCGTTCACTCTTGCCTGAAGACTTAAAAAATGAAGTTAGTCCAAAAAATATTTTAATGATTGGTCCAACGGGTGTTGGTAAAACAGAAATTGCTCGTCGACTTGCAAAACTAACGAACGCACCATTTATTAAAGTTGAGGCGACAAAGTTTACTGAAGTAGGATATGTTGGTCGTGATGTGGAATCGATGGTACGTGATTTAGTAGAGGCTTCTCGTCGACTTGTGAAGGAAGAGTTGGTTGAAGCTGTTCAAGGGCAAGCCGAGTTCAATGCAAACGAGCAACTTGTGAAATTATTAGCACCATCCAAGTTGAAGGATAAAGTTGTTCAAAATCCATTTGAGATGTTTTTTGGTCAAAAAGATAATCCGCAAGAGGATGGAAATCAAGCGGAAGATACGGAAGTTCGTACTCGTCGTGCTCAAATTGCCCAAGATTTAAAAAACGGCAAGCTTGAAGAACAATGGGTGACGATTGAAGTGACTGAAGCTGCGCCGTCTTTGTTCGATGCAATGCCAGGTATGGATATGAATGCTGGTGGTATGCAAGATATGCTTTCCAATTTAATGCCGAAAAAAACCAAAAAGCGTAAAGTACAAGTAAAAGACGCACGCCGCATATTAACGCAAGAAGAGGCGAATAAATTAATCGACTCGGACGAATTATCGAATGAAGCAATACGAAGAGCTGAGCAAGCAGGCATAATTTTTATTGATGAAATTGATAAAATTGCAAGTAAAGGTTCTTCATCAGCAGAAGTTTCCCGAGAAGGCGTTCAACGTGATATTTTACCGATTGTTGAAGGTTCTACTGTGACAACTAAGTATGGTTCCGTTAAAACTGATTACATGCTATTTATTGCAGCAGGAGCGTTCCATATGTCGAAGCCTAGCGATTTGATTCCGGAATTGCAAGGGCGCTTCCCGATTCGTGTTGAACTAGAAAAATTAACAAAAGCGGATTTCGTGCGTATTTTGCAAGAGCCTGATCAATCATTGATCTTACAATATAAAGCGTTGCTAGAAACTGAGGGTGTCACAATAGATTTCACAGAGTCAGCCATTGAGCGAATCGCAGAAATTGCAACAGAAGTAAATCAAGAAACCGATAATATTGGTGCCCGTCGTTTGCATACGATTTTAGAACGCTTATTAGAAGAGCTATCCTATGAAGCATCAGAAATTGCTCCAGCACATATTGAAATTACACCGAATTATGTAAATCAAAAGTTGGAAAATATCGTTAAAAACAAAGATTTGTCACAATTCATCTTATAA
- the codY gene encoding GTP-sensing pleiotropic transcriptional regulator CodY, translating into MNLLAKTRKINAMLQASAGKPVNFKEMADTLGNIIESNVFIVSRKGKLLGISIQQQIENDRVKKMIAERQFPEKYTQNLFNITETSPNLDIENEHTAFPVENKELFATGLTTIVPIIGGGERLGTLVLARIRDQFEDDDLILAEYGATVVGMEILREKSEEIEEEARSKAVVQMAINSLSYSELEAIEHIFEELDGNEGLLVASKIADRVGITRSVIVNALRKLESAGVIESRSLGMKGTYIKVLNDKFLTALAEIKMK; encoded by the coding sequence ATGAATTTATTAGCAAAAACAAGAAAAATCAATGCAATGCTCCAAGCGTCTGCAGGAAAGCCAGTAAACTTTAAAGAAATGGCAGATACATTAGGAAACATCATTGAAAGCAACGTATTTATCGTAAGCCGTAAAGGGAAATTACTAGGGATTTCAATTCAACAACAAATTGAAAATGACCGCGTTAAGAAAATGATTGCTGAGCGTCAATTCCCTGAAAAATATACTCAAAACTTATTTAATATTACTGAAACATCTCCAAACCTTGATATTGAAAACGAACACACTGCTTTCCCAGTTGAAAATAAAGAATTATTTGCGACAGGGTTAACAACAATCGTTCCAATTATTGGTGGTGGTGAACGTTTAGGTACATTAGTATTAGCTCGTATTCGTGACCAATTTGAAGATGATGATTTAATCTTAGCTGAATACGGCGCAACAGTAGTAGGTATGGAAATTTTACGTGAAAAATCAGAAGAGATTGAAGAAGAAGCCCGCTCAAAAGCAGTTGTTCAAATGGCGATTAATTCTTTATCTTATTCGGAGCTTGAAGCGATTGAACATATTTTTGAAGAGCTAGATGGAAACGAAGGGCTATTAGTAGCTTCTAAAATTGCTGACCGTGTTGGGATTACGCGTTCTGTAATCGTTAACGCATTACGCAAGTTAGAATCAGCAGGTGTAATTGAGTCACGTTCTTTAGGTATGAAAGGAACGTATATCAAAGTACTTAATGATAAGTTCTTAACAGCTTTAGCTGAAATAAAAATGAAATAA
- the flgB gene encoding flagellar basal body rod protein FlgB encodes MNLFGGTINSLEKGLSYATLKNKAIAQNIANVDTPNYKTKDVSFKDVLDDVKKSTISANRNDARHYDFQIEVGKNGVYSNDNFRSRPNGNAVNMDVEQAKLAENTIYYNALIERVNGKFRTLNTVIKGGK; translated from the coding sequence TTGAATCTTTTTGGCGGAACAATAAATAGTCTAGAAAAAGGACTTTCCTACGCGACATTAAAAAACAAAGCCATCGCGCAAAATATAGCGAATGTTGACACACCAAACTACAAAACAAAAGATGTTAGTTTTAAAGACGTATTAGATGATGTGAAAAAATCGACAATTTCTGCAAATCGGAACGATGCAAGACATTATGATTTTCAAATTGAGGTTGGAAAAAATGGCGTTTATTCAAATGATAATTTCCGATCAAGACCAAATGGCAATGCGGTAAATATGGATGTTGAACAAGCGAAGTTAGCGGAAAACACAATTTATTACAATGCGCTAATTGAACGTGTTAACGGCAAGTTTAGAACATTAAATACAGTTATTAAAGGAGGGAAATAA